A single Tachypleus tridentatus isolate NWPU-2018 chromosome 9, ASM421037v1, whole genome shotgun sequence DNA region contains:
- the LOC143226521 gene encoding putative inactive tRNA-specific adenosine deaminase-like protein 3 isoform X1 — protein MSEKKRKYSSPDLGSYVNKTVRSTKDDVSKMHVDLHISPWFLTPVLADKYYQHTEGENVYVAEILHQKMTAQLVKTLSSQYPLPGLSHVKRVRSKTNEKNSGLEIIICRAIDVNVDHQDSSSTSIPTEKIINNDVSLMNALSEFSRLLVVPKYPPLTRKQYEQSRQLWPVQFHEDKYIAKVINNQIFTASELNFIEQNMSLALELAMDSKCHIGAVVVDPATKTVVAKAHDFRNRHTLQHAVMVAIDLVAQGQNGGAWNRYGLQRGPNLQEAESLNNSCIERDIKTGENHTTSKSLDKCCSEDCILPKTSPYLCTGYDLYVTREPCTMCAMALVHSRIRRVFYGVSIPWGALGSQYKIHVQDGLNHHFEVWKGVLEKQCQL, from the exons ATGAGTGAAAAGAAGCGTAAATACAGTTCTCCAG atcTCGGAAGTTATGTGAACAAAACCGTTCGGTCAACAAAAGATGATGTATCTAAAATGCATGTAGACCTCCATATTTCACCTTGGTTTTTAACACCAGTATTAGCTGATAAATATTACCAACACACTGAAGGTG AAAATGTGTATGTTGCAGAAATTCTACATCAGAAGATGACAGCTCAGTTGGTCAA AACACTTTCAAGTCAGTATCCTTTGCCTGGTTTGTCACATGTAAAAAGGGTTAGATCTAAAACAAATG AAAAAAATTCAGGTTTAGAGATCATCATATGTCGAGCCATTGATGTTAACGTCGATCATCAGGATTCTTCTTCCACCAGTATACCAACAGAGAAGATAATAAACAATGATGTGTCTCTCATGAATGCTCTCTCTGAGTTCTCTAGATTGCTTGTTGTCCCAAAATATCCTCCACTCACCCGCAAACAGTACGAACAGAGCAGACAATTATGGCCTGTCCAGTTTCATGAGGATAAGTA CATTGCCAAAGTGATAAACAATCAAATCTTCACTGCTAGTGAATTAAACTTTATTGAACAAAACATGTCTTTGGCACTAGAACTTGCTATGGATAGTAAG TGCCACATAGGTGCTGTAGTTGTTGACCCAGCAACTAAAACTGTGGTAGCTAAAGCCCATGATTTCAGAAATAGACACACACTACAGCATGCTGTGATGGTGGCAATAGACTTGGTAGCACAAGGGCAAAATGGTGGAGCTTGGAATCGGTATG GCTTACAAAGAGGACCAAACCTCCAAGAAGCAGAATCTTTGAATAATTCCTGCATAGAGAGAGATATCAAAACAGGAGAGAACCACACAACATCCAAGTCTCTGGATAAATGCTGCAGTGAAGACTGTATACTTCCCAAAACTAGCCCATATCTTTGTACAGGATATGATCTGTACGTAACAAGGGAGCCCTGTACAAT GTGTGCTATGGCACTGGTGCACTCTAGGATTCGTAGAGTGTTTTATGGAGTTTCTATACCTTGGGGTGCATTAGGTAGCCAGTATAAGATCCATGTTCAGGACGGATTAAATCACCACTTTGAAGTGTGGAAGGGGGTGTTGGAAAAACAGTGTCAACTATAA
- the LOC143226521 gene encoding putative inactive tRNA-specific adenosine deaminase-like protein 3 isoform X2 has protein sequence MIKIQFYDLGSYVNKTVRSTKDDVSKMHVDLHISPWFLTPVLADKYYQHTEGENVYVAEILHQKMTAQLVKTLSSQYPLPGLSHVKRVRSKTNEKNSGLEIIICRAIDVNVDHQDSSSTSIPTEKIINNDVSLMNALSEFSRLLVVPKYPPLTRKQYEQSRQLWPVQFHEDKYIAKVINNQIFTASELNFIEQNMSLALELAMDSKCHIGAVVVDPATKTVVAKAHDFRNRHTLQHAVMVAIDLVAQGQNGGAWNRYGLQRGPNLQEAESLNNSCIERDIKTGENHTTSKSLDKCCSEDCILPKTSPYLCTGYDLYVTREPCTMCAMALVHSRIRRVFYGVSIPWGALGSQYKIHVQDGLNHHFEVWKGVLEKQCQL, from the exons ATGATTAAGATTCAGTTTTatg atcTCGGAAGTTATGTGAACAAAACCGTTCGGTCAACAAAAGATGATGTATCTAAAATGCATGTAGACCTCCATATTTCACCTTGGTTTTTAACACCAGTATTAGCTGATAAATATTACCAACACACTGAAGGTG AAAATGTGTATGTTGCAGAAATTCTACATCAGAAGATGACAGCTCAGTTGGTCAA AACACTTTCAAGTCAGTATCCTTTGCCTGGTTTGTCACATGTAAAAAGGGTTAGATCTAAAACAAATG AAAAAAATTCAGGTTTAGAGATCATCATATGTCGAGCCATTGATGTTAACGTCGATCATCAGGATTCTTCTTCCACCAGTATACCAACAGAGAAGATAATAAACAATGATGTGTCTCTCATGAATGCTCTCTCTGAGTTCTCTAGATTGCTTGTTGTCCCAAAATATCCTCCACTCACCCGCAAACAGTACGAACAGAGCAGACAATTATGGCCTGTCCAGTTTCATGAGGATAAGTA CATTGCCAAAGTGATAAACAATCAAATCTTCACTGCTAGTGAATTAAACTTTATTGAACAAAACATGTCTTTGGCACTAGAACTTGCTATGGATAGTAAG TGCCACATAGGTGCTGTAGTTGTTGACCCAGCAACTAAAACTGTGGTAGCTAAAGCCCATGATTTCAGAAATAGACACACACTACAGCATGCTGTGATGGTGGCAATAGACTTGGTAGCACAAGGGCAAAATGGTGGAGCTTGGAATCGGTATG GCTTACAAAGAGGACCAAACCTCCAAGAAGCAGAATCTTTGAATAATTCCTGCATAGAGAGAGATATCAAAACAGGAGAGAACCACACAACATCCAAGTCTCTGGATAAATGCTGCAGTGAAGACTGTATACTTCCCAAAACTAGCCCATATCTTTGTACAGGATATGATCTGTACGTAACAAGGGAGCCCTGTACAAT GTGTGCTATGGCACTGGTGCACTCTAGGATTCGTAGAGTGTTTTATGGAGTTTCTATACCTTGGGGTGCATTAGGTAGCCAGTATAAGATCCATGTTCAGGACGGATTAAATCACCACTTTGAAGTGTGGAAGGGGGTGTTGGAAAAACAGTGTCAACTATAA
- the LOC143226521 gene encoding putative inactive tRNA-specific adenosine deaminase-like protein 3 isoform X3, with protein sequence MHVDLHISPWFLTPVLADKYYQHTEGENVYVAEILHQKMTAQLVKTLSSQYPLPGLSHVKRVRSKTNEKNSGLEIIICRAIDVNVDHQDSSSTSIPTEKIINNDVSLMNALSEFSRLLVVPKYPPLTRKQYEQSRQLWPVQFHEDKYIAKVINNQIFTASELNFIEQNMSLALELAMDSKCHIGAVVVDPATKTVVAKAHDFRNRHTLQHAVMVAIDLVAQGQNGGAWNRYGLQRGPNLQEAESLNNSCIERDIKTGENHTTSKSLDKCCSEDCILPKTSPYLCTGYDLYVTREPCTMCAMALVHSRIRRVFYGVSIPWGALGSQYKIHVQDGLNHHFEVWKGVLEKQCQL encoded by the exons ATGCATGTAGACCTCCATATTTCACCTTGGTTTTTAACACCAGTATTAGCTGATAAATATTACCAACACACTGAAGGTG AAAATGTGTATGTTGCAGAAATTCTACATCAGAAGATGACAGCTCAGTTGGTCAA AACACTTTCAAGTCAGTATCCTTTGCCTGGTTTGTCACATGTAAAAAGGGTTAGATCTAAAACAAATG AAAAAAATTCAGGTTTAGAGATCATCATATGTCGAGCCATTGATGTTAACGTCGATCATCAGGATTCTTCTTCCACCAGTATACCAACAGAGAAGATAATAAACAATGATGTGTCTCTCATGAATGCTCTCTCTGAGTTCTCTAGATTGCTTGTTGTCCCAAAATATCCTCCACTCACCCGCAAACAGTACGAACAGAGCAGACAATTATGGCCTGTCCAGTTTCATGAGGATAAGTA CATTGCCAAAGTGATAAACAATCAAATCTTCACTGCTAGTGAATTAAACTTTATTGAACAAAACATGTCTTTGGCACTAGAACTTGCTATGGATAGTAAG TGCCACATAGGTGCTGTAGTTGTTGACCCAGCAACTAAAACTGTGGTAGCTAAAGCCCATGATTTCAGAAATAGACACACACTACAGCATGCTGTGATGGTGGCAATAGACTTGGTAGCACAAGGGCAAAATGGTGGAGCTTGGAATCGGTATG GCTTACAAAGAGGACCAAACCTCCAAGAAGCAGAATCTTTGAATAATTCCTGCATAGAGAGAGATATCAAAACAGGAGAGAACCACACAACATCCAAGTCTCTGGATAAATGCTGCAGTGAAGACTGTATACTTCCCAAAACTAGCCCATATCTTTGTACAGGATATGATCTGTACGTAACAAGGGAGCCCTGTACAAT GTGTGCTATGGCACTGGTGCACTCTAGGATTCGTAGAGTGTTTTATGGAGTTTCTATACCTTGGGGTGCATTAGGTAGCCAGTATAAGATCCATGTTCAGGACGGATTAAATCACCACTTTGAAGTGTGGAAGGGGGTGTTGGAAAAACAGTGTCAACTATAA